A stretch of Chelmon rostratus isolate fCheRos1 chromosome 18, fCheRos1.pri, whole genome shotgun sequence DNA encodes these proteins:
- the mtif3 gene encoding translation initiation factor IF-3, mitochondrial, with translation MSAGCVRWVLSRAVRAVCGGSPGYWTPASRFTICSERSNIIASSWRWSPFSTAVDDTEQPPAPKKKKQDSKARIGSVGRKIPQRHIHVIGDAGESLGTMHRADVIRIMDEKGLKLVLVDEHKDPPVYQLMTGKQVFEEQMKLWEKQKAKAAPVQVKELTFSADIAAHDLSTKLKQVESWLEKKHHIRITLRKGRGAPEVDLETTLEQMVQQIEVTVGFVSKPKAIRDGQAAMCILRLPSAKEQSQRDKNKAADSSSRAARNKSVGVADTTEGPTQP, from the exons ATGTCTGCAGGTTGCGTGAGGTGGGTGCTGAGCCGTGCAGTGAGAGCTGTGTGTGGTGGCAGCCCTGGCTACTGGACACCAGCGTCAAGATTTACCATATGCAGTGAAAGATCTAACATCATTGCTTCCTCCTGGAGATGGTCTCCATTCTCCACCGCTGTCGACGACACAGAGCAGCCTCCTGCAccgaagaaaaaaaagcaggatTCCAAAGCCAGAATCGGCTCCGTCGGCCGTAAGATCCCGCAGCGTCACATACACGTGATAGGTGACGCAGGCGAGAGCCTGGGCACCATGCACCGTGCAGATGTGATCAGAATCATGGATGAGAAGGGTCTCAAATTGGTGCTGGTTGATGAGCACAAAGATCCCCCCGTCTACCAGCTGATGACCGGCAAACAAGTCTTTGAAGAGCAGATGAAACTGTGGGagaagcaaaaagcaaaagcag CCCCTGTGCAGGTGAAAGAGCTCACCTTTTCAGCCGACATCGCAGCTCACGACCTCAGCACCAAGCTGAAACAAGTGGAGAGCTGGCTGGAGAAGAAGCACCACATTAGAATCACTTTAAGGAAAGGACGCGGCGCACCTGAAGTCGACCTG GAAACGACTCTGGAGCAGATGGTGCAGCAGATCGAGGTGACGGTGGGATTCGTCTCCAAGCCGAAAGCCATACGTGACGGTCAAGCAGCCATGTGCATCCTCCGCCTGCCTTCAGCGAAGGAACagtcacagagagacaagaaCAAGGCTGCAGATTCCAGTTCAAGAGCCGCTCGGAACAAAAGTGTCGGCGTCGCGGACACAACAGAAGGGCCCACACAGCCGTGA